The following is a genomic window from Campylobacter lari subsp. lari.
TCAAGTGAACTTAGAAATGATGTAAATTTTTACAATATTGCACATTTAATTGCTATTAGCGGATATCATTTAGGCTTGTTGTTTAGCTTTTGCTTTTTGATTTTTGCTCCTTTATACGCTTTTTTTCATAAACGATATTTTCCTTATAGAAGTTTAAAATTTGATATTAGTATTTTTGCTTTCTTGCTTTTAATTTTTTATATATTTTTAATAGATTTTAGCCCTTCTTATACAAGAGCTTTATTAATGAGTCTTTTTGCTTTTTATTTATTTAGTAAAAATATTAAAATACTCAGTTTTAAATTTTTATTTTTAAGTATAGCATTTTGCATTAGCATTTTTCCAAAACTTCTTTTTAGTGTTGGGTTTTTATTTTCTATTTTGGGAGTTTTTTATATTTATTTATATCTTCATCATTTTAAAGATCAATTTTCAAATTTTACTCATGTTTTTTTGCTAAATATCTGGACTTTTTTAGCAATGATCATCCCTGTCTTATACTTTTTTCCTCTACTTAGCTTTCAGCAATTTTTAGCTATACCTTTAAGCTTAGCCTTTGTGATATTTTATCCTTTGGTTTTAATCTTGCATATTTTTTCTTATGGAAATTTATTAGATTTATATTTAA
Proteins encoded in this region:
- a CDS encoding ComEC/Rec2 family competence protein, whose amino-acid sequence is MNLKFSIKETYREFFILFLCFLAIFTLNIIYEYKKYQNFKLTKHLLLKDNIVLSSYEKTNKKGKKYQVLKLKNSDFIFYTTSFKDLNLSKNDVINLRIITKNINFKDYLSKSFYAPSYDFNKTKTQKENTLIKYFLNQHHNEKVKEFYGALFFAKNVSSELRNDVNFYNIAHLIAISGYHLGLLFSFCFLIFAPLYAFFHKRYFPYRSLKFDISIFAFLLLIFYIFLIDFSPSYTRALLMSLFAFYLFSKNIKILSFKFLFLSIAFCISIFPKLLFSVGFLFSILGVFYIYLYLHHFKDQFSNFTHVFLLNIWTFLAMIIPVLYFFPLLSFQQFLAIPLSLAFVIFYPLVLILHIFSYGNLLDLYLMHFFEFKMHAINLSIPFVFYCIYLILSLIAIFNKYLALFVVSLGLIPFIFLI